In Nocardia yunnanensis, one DNA window encodes the following:
- a CDS encoding acyl-CoA dehydrogenase family protein, whose product MSLTAEQQELVTTVRAVLAKHGDSAAVRRGLETERGYDEQLWKLLCEQVGVAALAIPEEFGGIGAGLVEALLVVEELGRTLSAPPMLGSAVLGVQALLLAGNAEVNERLLPEVAEGARTLALCWAGPRGWDSFGVTASGETLSGTAHYVLDGVHADTLLVLTAEGLFELDGDAAGVTRTTLVTQDPTRKLARIDFEAATARPVGRPNVNRLREIAWAAVIAEQLGAAEQCLDMTVEYTRSRVQFGRPIGSFQALKHRMADMYVLVESTRSIAYLAIAGLAAGALEPIDIQAARLHAIDTFQSVVSETVQMHGGIAITWEHDAHLFFKRAHADAQLFGAPARPLTRPA is encoded by the coding sequence ATGAGCCTGACGGCCGAGCAGCAGGAACTGGTCACCACCGTGCGCGCGGTGCTGGCCAAGCACGGGGACAGCGCGGCCGTGCGACGCGGGCTGGAGACCGAGCGCGGATACGACGAGCAGTTGTGGAAGCTGCTGTGCGAGCAGGTCGGGGTGGCGGCGCTGGCGATTCCGGAGGAGTTCGGGGGCATCGGGGCCGGGTTGGTCGAGGCGCTGCTGGTAGTCGAGGAGCTCGGGCGCACGCTGTCCGCGCCGCCCATGCTCGGGTCGGCCGTGCTGGGGGTGCAGGCGCTGCTGCTGGCCGGGAACGCCGAGGTGAACGAGCGGCTGCTGCCGGAGGTCGCCGAGGGCGCACGCACGCTGGCGCTGTGCTGGGCCGGGCCGCGGGGCTGGGATTCCTTCGGGGTTACCGCTTCGGGCGAAACGCTCTCCGGCACAGCGCATTACGTACTCGACGGGGTGCACGCCGACACGCTGCTGGTGCTGACCGCCGAGGGCCTGTTCGAACTCGACGGCGACGCGGCGGGTGTCACCCGCACCACGCTCGTCACCCAGGACCCGACCCGCAAGCTGGCGCGCATCGACTTCGAGGCGGCCACGGCCCGTCCCGTCGGACGACCGAATGTGAACCGCTTGCGTGAAATCGCCTGGGCGGCAGTCATTGCCGAGCAGCTCGGCGCGGCGGAACAGTGCCTCGACATGACGGTCGAGTACACCAGGTCACGGGTGCAGTTCGGTCGACCGATCGGCAGCTTCCAGGCGCTCAAGCACCGCATGGCCGATATGTACGTGCTGGTCGAGTCGACGCGGTCGATCGCGTACCTGGCCATCGCGGGCCTGGCCGCGGGCGCGCTCGAGCCGATCGATATCCAGGCCGCCCGCCTGCACGCCATCGACACCTTCCAGTCCGTGGTGTCGGAAACCGTGCAGATGCACGGCGGCATCGCCATCACCTGGGAGCACGACGCGCACCTGTTCTTCAAGCGCGCCCACGCCGACGCCCAGCTCTTCGGCGCTCCCGCCCGCCCACTGACCCGTCCGGCCTGA